Part of the Coregonus clupeaformis isolate EN_2021a chromosome 8, ASM2061545v1, whole genome shotgun sequence genome, ACCCTGTCCCAGCCCACCAAACACCCTGTCCCAGCCCACCAAACACCCTGTCCCAGCCCACCAAACACCCTGTCCCAGCCCACCAAACACCCTGTCCCAGCCCACCAAACACCCTGTCCCAGCCTCCTGATTGATGGGGTTCCTGAGACTTTAAACACTTCTCCAGGACTTGTAAAGATCTGATATTCTGCACAGACCCTGTTCAGGATTTGTGTATGGTGGAATGCACCCATTGCCATACACTGATGTTCAGTTCCTCTCCAATGATATAGACATAGAAACTTTACCATTTAGGTTGTAGTATTTAGTTCAGTAGATTATCTCATATCTAACATTACAGATAACTAATAGTTTCAAGAAATGTTTTTTTCTGACACTGTGTAGTACACACACTAGTAATAAATAAAGAATTAACTTTGAACTGACGTTGTGATATATGACAATAACAAGAGGACAGCCAATCAGAATCTATTATTTATTAGTCATTGGTTTACCACAGAAGTATTTGAATACAGTGACATCATCAACAGTGgtctagagcagggtttcccaaacccgGTCCTGGGGCCCTCACCTGGGTGCACtttttttttgccctagcactacacagctgattcaaataaccaactcatcatcataggtggtcctctgtagctcagctggtagagcacggcgcttgtaacgccaaggtagtgggttcgatccccgggaccacccatacacaaaaaaaaaaaatgtatgcacgcatgactgtaagtcgctttggataaaagcgtctgctaaatggcatattattattattattattattattatcaaactttgattatttcaatcagctgtgtggtgctagggcaaaaacccaaaatgtgcacccggggggtccaggacagagtttgggaaactctggtctagggaagagggaggagggttgCATCTATAGAAATATAATGACTAGAGTGGACAAAGCCCCTCAGACCATAGAGTTAGAATTACTAGAGTGGAGTAGGGAACAATTTTCAAAGTTTAACCAGCATCCAAGGATTTGGTTTGGAGACCATCTTGGATATGCTATTGGACCCAGTTTCCAGTATTATAATTGAAAAGTATGTTTTTATAACCTTACTAAGTGGTTTAAATGATTGTATATCAAGTTTAAAAACAATTGACCACAGCAATAGGTAAGTTACCCCAGCCCTGAGTTGTTGGAAACCAAACCCATCCTTGTTCTAACAGAGAACGATTGACAGCACTGAGACAGGTTTAAAAGACAAAGATCAACACACACTAATGTCATATCACACACAAACATCATCACACACTAATGTCATATCACACACAAAGATCATCACACACTAATGTCATATCACACACAAACGTGTCAGAAAAATAAATCATCATTATCGGCTCACTTCTGCTTCTTCTATTGGTCCGCTGGTCTGAAGAGAGTCCGCCCCCTGAGGCTAAACCCCACCTTCCTGCcccctgggagagaggaggagagggaggaagaggaggaggaggaagggagagaggaggaggaagaagaggagggaggggcatGGGTTGCAGGCTGCAGGGGTGGCTGGCGAGAGAGAAGCTCCTTGAAGACAGAGTTCATCTGTTtactgatgtcctgaaagagagagagggggaaggaggagagatgtTTGAGTGGCCTCAGACCTACAGTATCCAGACCCACCTATCTCCAAATGAAACACCTGCACATTTGCAATGCTTCCAATTAACTATCTGAAATACATTTCTTTGAATGTATTTAATTTCAGCAATCTCCAGGGCGCATCACCAAAAATAACTTATTCTCCACCTACCGGTCTGTCAATAAAtcctccatctgtctgtctctctcctgctctcagcCTCACACTGTCAAAGGTATGCCTACGCTCCTgattcctgagagagagagagacagaggggaaaaaggagagagagagggagcgagagagagggggagagagaaagaacgatTGCTGATGGAGTGTTTTTGGTAcatttcaggtgtgtgtgtgagtgtgtgtgtgtgtgtgtgggtgtgtgtgtgtgtgtgggtgtgtgtgtgtgtgtgtgggtgtgtgtgtgtgtgtgtgggtgtgtgtgtgtgtgtgtgtgtgtgcatgcgtagcATGTCCTACCCTGTGTTTTGGCGTGTCATGGGGGAGAGGGGGATCTTTTGGACGGGGCTTCCGCTGCTCTCCACTGCCCTCTGTCTCCCAGGCAACGAAGCACTGTCACTGTTCACCCGCAgcctgtcaaacacacacacacacacacacacacacacagacctttaTTAGTTCTTGATATATGCAGTTAGACCCCCTCGTGGGTCTTCAGAGCGCACGCGTGTGTGTATGTACCGCGTTGTGTTCTCAGTCAGAAGCTCTTCTGAAGCCAGGTTTCCAGTGCTTCCTCCactgtcctcctccctcctccctcgctccgctctggagaagagagagacaacaaGGGGAGTGAAGAGAGACGGAAGAGGTGTTTCTCAAAATGGTTAAACTGTCTCTCAGCGATATTGTTAACGTTTCACTCACCCTTCCAACACGCTGATGTATTTGTGTGGTATGAGGCCCCTAACTCCTCCCACTTCCCCTCTCCACCAATCAGAAGAGGCCTTGCTGTGCAGGAGGAGGGACTCCCCTTGTTTGAAGGACAGCTCAGTAGCAGACCGAGCTGTGTAATCAAACATGGCCACCGCCTCCCATTCTAAAGGAGGAAGAAAACGTTAgtgtgtgtttgattgtgtgtgtgtgtgtgtgtgtgtgtgtgtgtgtgtgtgtgtgggtgtgggtgggtgtgtgtgtgtgtgtgtgtgtgtgtgtgtgtgtgtgtgtgtgtgtgggtgggtgggtgggtgggtgggtgtgtgtgtgtgtgtgtgtgctcaccatCCTCACTGTGGAGTTGTtcagtctctccatctccctcctctgtgaTTGGTTCACTACAAACAGAGACAACatcagtatttctctctctgttcctgtaAACAATATGGTCAGTAGTGCCAGCATAAAATATGTTAAAAtgtgacaatattattatggtctATAAACCAGGATACTCATTagtatctcagtgcttgaggcgtcactacagaccccctggtcctctgtagctcagctggtagagcacagcgcttgtaacgccaaggtagtgggttcgatccccgggaccacccatacacaaaaaaaatgtatgcacgcatgactgtaagtcgctttggataaaagcgtctgctaaatggcatattattattattattattattatctctctatatctctctatcgATAAACCAGGACACTAGTCAGTATCTCTACATCTCTTTCTATCAATAAACCAGGACACTAGTCAGTATCTCTTTagctctcccgagtggcgcagtggtctaaggcactgcatctcagtgcttgaggcgtcactacagaccccctggttcgattccaggctgtatcactagTTAGTATATCTCTATCGCTCTCTATCAATAAACCAGTATACTAGTCAGtatctctatatctctttctatcaATAAACCAGGAAACTAGTTAGTATCTCTATCTCACCAGGATACTAGTTAGTATCTCTATATAACCAGGAAACTAGTTAGTATCTCTATATAACCAGGAAACTAGTTAGTATCTCTATATAACCAGGATACTAGTTAGTATCAATAAACCAGGAAACTAGTTAGTATCTCTATCTCACCAGTACTCCTGCTCCAGGGTCATGTGTTTCTCGTACACAGGACCGGGCAGCTCTGATTGGCTGGGGAAGATAACATCATACTGGAGGATCATGGTCTTGACGAGGTCGTTGACCTGCGGTTGCCTAGCAACAACATCACCAGAATCTGACCCTCTCAGGAGGCTCGGCCCGAAACACACCGCCAGGTTATAGGGCTGCATCATGTTCTCATCACTGTACTgggacacactacacacacacacgcacacacacacacacaccgccaagTTATACAGCTGTGTAAGGGAGTTGGGTCAGTAAAGGTTCAGGGTATGAATGTGCAAACTGAAACGTACTGGTTGAGAAAAGCGAACAGGTAACGTATGACGATGAGGAGCAGCCGAGGGAAGGAAGAGACAACTGACTTTATCTGTGCTGCTTTCTCTGTCAATCCCTCattctctgagagagagagagagagagagagagagagagagagaaaatcataCAGTATGATTGTAAAGTGcataatgattattattatacagtgtgtgtgtgtgacacttaCGGACACAGTCCAGTAGTTCTGAGTAATACTGGTCAGGGAACAGTGGAGGGTCGAGGCCTCTGAAGTACAGCTTCAACACTCCAGCCACCGAATCAATGTCGCAGTCACTGTCCGCTAGAGGGTCCTCTcctacgcacacgcacacgcacacgcacacgcgcacacataaacacaaacatGTTGCTGACAACTCTACTTCCATGCGCACACACACTGTGACACCAAATATAATCTTTGCATGGGCATCTGACCCAACACTCCCCAATAGCTCTGTCAGGCAGCACCTACAGCCACcctcaaaattattgacacccttgataaagatgagcaaaaatgattgataaaaaaatcatacaaatgcCTTTACTATATTGTATGCCAGAAAAATGTGGGAATGttactgtatattattttatacaaatacaattgctcagagaaagagattttgtgtaaaaaatgtaaataaagtTTTAAGAAATCTTAAAAAGAAAGGTGTGAAAATTATTTATGATTATTAATGATTGTTATAAATAAAATCAAACAAAAATGTTATCTGCGTTAACATTCTACTTTTTAAAGTTAATCTCAGTTTAAGGAACTGTATTGTGGCCTTCCATGGCTTCCTGTTTCACAGGagtataaaaatgaggtaacacaTGTAAAATCTCTATTTCATCCATTACCATGGGGAAAGGAAAGAACTCACAAATGAAAAGAGACAAATGGTTGTTGACTTTCATAAATCAAGCAATACAAAAAGTACTAATAATAATGATTAATAATAACTACCACTATTATGGCAACAATTTTGAAGTTTATAACCACTGGAACAGTGGTAAACTTGCCTAATAGAGGACCCAAGTGTATCTTGTCCCCACACACAGTGAGGAAGCTGTTTCGGGAGGCAAAGAAGTTCAAGGGCCACAGTTGGAGAATTACAGAATTTGGTCGCATCTTGaagtcacaaagtctccaaatcTACAATTAGACACCAcatcctgtcacgccctggctctggggactctttaatgttgagccagggtgttagtttctatgtttagttttctaggtttatgttctagatcgtgtggatctatgttggccagggtggttcccaatcagaggcagctgattctcgttgtctctgattgggaactaatacttaggcagcctgtttggcacagttaattgtgggatcttgttctgtataggtttgtgttggtgaacctgtagacttcacgtatcgttttgttatttggtcctctgtagctcagctggtagagcacggcgcttgtaacgccaaggtagtggattcgatccccgggaccacccatacacaaacaatttatgcacgcatgactgtaagtcgctttggataaaagcgtctgctaaatggcatattattattattataagtactcattaaaagatgtacgcatatcacgctgcgcattggtccgttTCTTACGATGATCGTGACACATCCATGCCAATAGATTATTTGGAAAGGTTGCCTGAAAAAAACCTTTATTGAGAGTaaccaacaaatgtaaacgcctggagtttgctaaaagatTACACAAAAACAAAGCTCTTTAGCCTCGCACACCAGCAGtgggtcaacggcatcatgaactttacggtgtaccaggacattttagccaaaaacctggttgcctccgCAAGAATGCTGAAAcctggccgcaagtggatcttccagcaagacaatgaccccaagcacacattaaaatccacaaagaaatggttaattgaacacaaaatgaacattttgcaatggccatctcagtctccggacttgagccccattgaaaacctgtggtttgaattaaagagggcagtccataagcgcagacgaaggatattaaggatctggaaagattttaTACGGAGGAATgcctaagatccctcccaatgtgttattcaatctcataaaacattttagaaaaaggctcagtgccattatcctcACAAGGGGAGGGTGCAAAAAGTTTTGAAAACGGGTGCCAATCATGCTGAACttttttttattacttgttaaacaaaatatttttatttgagaaattctttttttaaataaaaactctagctcagtatttgtataatttatttttatacagtattttttgctaATATTTATCAAGGGAGCCAATCATTTCAAATGTGACTGTGTGTACCTCTCTCAAATACATCTCTGATGTGGTTGACCTCTCTCTGGGACCCTGGAACACGGAATATCCCCTCATGGTGCAGACCGTGAAGATTTATGAAGCGAATGCAGCTTTCAACTACCACAGGAATCTGCTGCCCTgaactctgagagagagagagagagagagagagagagagagagagagagagagagagagagagagagagagagagagagagagagagagagagagaaagagtgagagagagagagagagagagagagagagggagagagagaaagtgagagagagagagagagagaaagagaaagagaaagagaaagagaaagagaaagagaaagagaaagagagagagagagagagagagagagagagagagagagagagagagagagagagagagagagagagagagagagagagagagagagagagagagagagagagagagagagagagagagagagagagagagagagagagagagagagagagagagagtgagagagagagagagaaagagaaagagaaagagaaagagaaagagaaagagtgagagagagagagagagagagagagagagagagagagagagagagagagatagagagagagagagatagagagagagagagagagaaagagtgagagagagagagagagagagagggagagagagaaagtgagagagagagagagagagaaagagaaagagaaagagaaagagtgagagagagagagagagagagagagagagagagagagagagagagagagagagagagagagagagagagagagagagagagagagagagagagagagagagagagagagagagagagagagagagaaagtgagagagagagagagagagtcagaggagTACACAaaaatctcacacacacatgacaaGTAGAGTCTATAATACCTGTGTCCTAGACATTCTCCTCCTTCTTCTACACTCAGCCAAGCAGAGGTGGGAAtacaataaagagagagagggagagattgaagAGAAGATTATAAAAGTGAAAGAAAGCATTAGAGGGAtacaaggcacacacacacaggagtaggagagagactactgtttaatatcacacaggagtaggagagagactactgtttaatatcacacaggagtaggagagagactactgtttaatatcacacaggagtaggagagagactactgtttaatatcacacaggagtaggagagagacttCTGTTTAATATCAcacaggagtaggagagagactactgtttaatatcacacaggagtaggagagagactactgtttaatatcacacaggagtaggagagagactactgtttaatatcacacaggagtaggagagagactactgtttaatatcacacaggagtaggagagagactaCTGTTTAATATAAtacaggagtaggagagagactaCTGTTTAATATCACACATTAGTAGGAGAGAGACTACTGTTTAATATCAcacaggagtaggagagagactactgtttaatatcacacaggagtaggagagagactaCTGTTTAAGATCTCAgacaggagtaggagagagactaCTGTTTAAGATCTTAgacaggagtaggagagagactactgtttaatatcacacaggagtaggagagagactactgtttaatatcacacaggagtaggagagagactaCTGTTTAAGATCTTAGACAGGAGTAGGAGAGCGACTACCGTTCAATATCACACAGGAGTAGCAGAGAGACTACTGTTTAATATCAcacaggagtaggagagagactactgtttaatatcacacaggagtaggagagagactactgtttaatatcacacaggagtaggagagagactactgtttaatatcacacaggagtaggagagagactaCTGTTTAAGATCTCAgacaggagtaggagagagactactgtttaatatcacacaggagtaggagagagactaCTGTTTAATATCACACAGGAGTAGCAGAGAGACTACTGTTTAAGATCTCAgacaggagtaggagagagactaCTGTTCAAGCTCTCAgacaggagtaggagagagactaCTGTTTAATATCACACATGAATAGGAGAGAGACTAATGTTTAAGATCTCAgacaggagtaggagagagactactgtttaatatcacacaggagtaggagagagactaCTGTTTAAGATCAcacaggagtaggagagagactactgtttaatatcacacaggagtaggagagagactactgtttaatatcacacaggagtaggagagagactactgtttaatatcacacaggagtaggagagagactaCTGTTTAAGATCTCAgacaggagtaggagagagactactgtttaatatcacacaggagtaggagagagactaCTGTTTAAGATCTCAgacaggagtaggagagagacaaCTGTTTAAGATCTCAcacaggagtaggagagagactaCTGTTTAAGATCTCAgacaggagtaggagagagactaCTTTTCAAGCTCAcagagaggagtaggagagagactactgtttaatatcacacaggagtaggagagagactaCTGTTTAAGATCTCAgacaggagtaggagagagactactgtttaatatcacacaggagtaggagagagactaCTGATTAATATCAcacaggagtaggagagagactaCAGTTTAATATTACACCGGAGTAGGAGAGAGACTACTGATTAATATCAcacaggagtaggagagagactaCTGTTTAATATTACACCGGAGTAGGAGAGAGACTACTGTTTAATATCAcacaggagtaggagagagactaCTGTTTAATATCACACAGGAGTAGGAGATAGACTACTGTTTAAGATCTCAgacaggagtaggagagagactaCTGTTTAAGATCTCAgacaggagtaggagagagactactgtttaatatcacacaggagtaggagagagactactgtttaatatcacacaggagtaggagagagactaCTGTTTAATATCTCAGACAGGAGTAGGAGAGACTACTGTTCAAGCTCTCATAAGAGGAgaattgagagagtgagagagtgagagagtgagcgagtgagagagagagagagagagagagagagagagagagacagagacagagacagagacagagacagagacagagacagagacagagacagagagagagagagagaacagaaatagCTTCATGACATTTTCACTGTTAGTTTTTGTTTTGGACCAGGGAGATACAGTAGATGCCCTGAAAGTTCCGTTCACACACTGTATATCTCTCCAACACATATTAGCATTATGACATATTAGCATTATGacatattagtgtgtgtgtgttacctgtatgaaaCCCAGCATATCAGAGGTGAAGAGAGTGTGGCTGAACATGGAACAGGGTCTGGACCTCCGCACACGCACTGACCTAGCACACTGCATTCTGGGAGATATACAGCATCACTCAACAGTcatacactgatacacacacgCAAACATACACACATCATGGTTTTCAACAATAAAAAATGTAGTGTTGCTAGGatttggatctctctctctttttctctctcatctgtctctctcatctgtgtctctcatctctctctctctctctctctctctctctctctctctctctctctctgactctctctctctctctgactctctctctctctctctctctctctctctctctctctctctctctctctctctctctctctctctctctctctctctctctctctctctctctctctctctctctctctctctctctctgagcagaAACACAAATGTTTACCTGGAGGGGTCGCTATCAACGGCCTCAGCTggaaaacagacagagagatgaagcaagagagggggtgaggggggcggagagagagagatagcgagagagggggtgagggggggcggagagagagagatagcgagagagggggtgaggggggcggagagagagagatagcgagagagggagaatgtgagagggaggaggaaggagagcgaGAAGTAGAGAGTTAGGGATAGTATAAGATTAGTTGTGTAGTATAATACACTAGTGTAtgttagtagtatagtagtagtatggtagtagtacTTTAGTataacagtagtacagtagtagcagAGTAATCATATAGTTgtacagtagtagtacagtagtagtacagtaattgtatagtagtagtagtagtagtagtagtacagtagtagtacagtagtactatagtagtagtacagtaattgtatagtagtagtagtagtacagtagtagtacagtTGTAGTACagttgtagtatagtagtagtacagtattagtacagtagtaggacagtagtattatagtagtagtatagtattagtacagtagtagtatagtagtagtagtatactagtagtacagtagtagtacagtagtagtacagtagtagtacagtagtagtacagtagtagcacCTTTTTGTATGGCCTCCTGCAGCAGGTCATGTTTAGCCTGTAGTTTGGAGATCAGGGAGCTTCCAGTCAGATACTCCTTCACTTTCTGACAAACGACAGAAACACAGATACACTCTTTTACCTTTACAcagctttagctcagtgggctaacacagtcttgtgttGTTCAGATGTCCCGGTTTCAAACCCAGTTGGTCAAAGACGCAATCCATAATACTACAATTAGACTCCGACCACGCCTTCCCCTGACCAATGGGATGTCCTCACCATAAAGTAGAATGTCTCTGTCTCCTGCTGATTGGCTCTCCGCTTGGCAAGGGCTAGTTTGGAGGCGGAGGCAGCTCCCATGGGGTCATGTGATAGGCTGATGGGCAGGTCAGGGGCGGGATTACTGTCACTGTCACACATACTGTCCAATAGAGCGGAGAGGGTCGCTTTGAGTGTCTTAGTGACCTGTAAAATAGATCCATTACATAGAAAATCGATAAATCGATTGATCGACGGATCGATAGAAAGACGGAGAATAGAGTGATGACCTCACCTCCTCTGTTTCCAAGGTTTCGGTGGAGAGGCGGGACTGGAGCTGTTGGAACCTGGTCTCTAACTCGTACCTCACCTGGCTCTCCGCACTCACCTCGTtcacctggaacacacacactacgGGTATAACAACaggcggtaccgatgcaccaagcctagaaccaacaggaccctgaacagcttctaccaccaaagccataagactgctaaatagttaaccaaatagctacctggactatatGCATTGACctccgcccccccccccccctgttagttttcactgttagtttactcctgttgtttacgaagcgtgtgacaaataacatttgatttgattttgatttgattcgtGTCATGTGATATAGTAGAAGAACAGCTCTTCCTGTTCCTGTCACCAGCTCCATACTTCTGATCAACTCTGTCACGGTCATCACCTAATcaactgaatgtgtgtgtgtacctggtctcCCTCATGGGGATGGTAACTGAAGCGGAAGGGCAGGCAGAACGCTGTGTCGTGGTTCTGTAGGAGAGCGTCTCTGTCTCCGCCCTGATCCAGTGATGTCACTTCCTGTTCCAGCTGCTTCAGCCCTGCCTCCTCAGACTTCAGGACACGCCCCCTGCTGGCCAGGTATGACCTTATCACTCGCTCCAAGGAGAGGTGGAACCCCAGGTCAGTacactgagagaaagagagacagagagagatggatggaggagaggagagagaaagagcgagagagagagtgagagcgagagagagagagagagagagagagagagagagagagagagagagagagagagagagagagagagagagagagagagagagagagagagagagagagagagattaactcAGTGTCAGTTAAACATTTATAATATAAAAGGTGGagtagcacacacacagacacaaacacacaaacacatagacacacacacacagatatacacacacacacacagagacacacacagacagacacacacacacacacacacacacacatacacaggcacacacacacacacacacacacacacatagaaacacacagacacacacacagacagacacacacacacacacacacagacacacacagacacacacacacacacactcacacacacagacatacacacatacacaaaca contains:
- the LOC121572259 gene encoding SLIT-ROBO Rho GTPase-activating protein 3-like isoform X1, whose amino-acid sequence is MMTSHGKLRMQRGSLYEYDSQIKDLRAQLCDQMKVLDSQVEVKGQQLSDLSEFFRRRGDIEAEYARALDKLTERFTLKTKRKEQSGQSVSQCWSVLLTQTRAESREHAALSDSCSHTLTQRLTHCSEDTHRLAKRSKEVGVQMQDELLKVTTELQTALRTYHQYHTDSLIAEGKLKEATRLEERQTGKSADLGITQSGSQRRSSVKKMEKMMEKRHGRVQETQLKCTKARNDYLLNLAAANATMNKYYLQNLSTLIDCTDLGFHLSLERVIRSYLASRGRVLKSEEAGLKQLEQEVTSLDQGGDRDALLQNHDTAFCLPFRFSYHPHEGDQVNEVSAESQVRYELETRFQQLQSRLSTETLETEEVTKTLKATLSALLDSMCDSDSNPAPDLPISLSHDPMGAASASKLALAKRRANQQETETFYFMKVKEYLTGSSLISKLQAKHDLLQEAIQKAEAVDSDPSRMQCARSVRVRRSRPCSMFSHTLFTSDMLGFIQSSGQQIPVVVESCIRFINLHGLHHEGIFRVPGSQREVNHIRDVFERGEDPLADSDCDIDSVAGVLKLYFRGLDPPLFPDQYYSELLDCVQNEGLTEKAAQIKSVVSSFPRLLLIVIRYLFAFLNHVSQYSDENMMQPYNLAVCFGPSLLRGSDSGDVVARQPQVNDLVKTMILQYDVIFPSQSELPGPVYEKHMTLEQEYCEPITEEGDGETEQLHSEDEWEAVAMFDYTARSATELSFKQGESLLLHSKASSDWWRGEVGGVRGLIPHKYISVLEGAERGRREEDSGGSTGNLASEELLTENTTRLRVNSDSASLPGRQRAVESSGSPVQKIPLSPMTRQNTGNQERRHTFDSVRLRAGERQTDGGFIDRPDISKQMNSVFKELLSRQPPLQPATHAPPSSSSSSSLPSSSSSSSLSSSLPGGRKVGFSLRGRTLFRPADQ
- the LOC121572259 gene encoding SLIT-ROBO Rho GTPase-activating protein 3-like isoform X2, with product MMTSHGKLRMQRGSLYEYDSQIKDLRAQLCDQMKVLDSQVEVKGQQLSDLSEFFRRRGDIEAEYARALDKLTERFTLKTKRKEQSGQSVSQCWSVLLTQTRAESREHAALSDSCSHTLTQRLTHCSEDTHRLAKRSKEVGVQMQDELLKVTTELQTALRTYHQYHTDSLIAEGKLKEATRLEERQTGKSADLGITQSGSQRRSSVKKMEKMMEKRHGRVQETQLKCTKARNDYLLNLAAANATMNKYYLQNLSTLIDCTDLGFHLSLERVIRSYLASRGRVLKSEEAGLKQLEQEVTSLDQGGDRDALLQNHDTAFCLPFRFSYHPHEGDQVNEVSAESQVRYELETRFQQLQSRLSTETLETEEVTKTLKATLSALLDSMCDSDSNPAPDLPISLSHDPMGAASASKLALAKRRANQQETETFYFMKVKEYLTGSSLISKLQAKHDLLQEAIQKAEAVDSDPSRRRRRMSRTQSSGQQIPVVVESCIRFINLHGLHHEGIFRVPGSQREVNHIRDVFERGEDPLADSDCDIDSVAGVLKLYFRGLDPPLFPDQYYSELLDCVQNEGLTEKAAQIKSVVSSFPRLLLIVIRYLFAFLNHVSQYSDENMMQPYNLAVCFGPSLLRGSDSGDVVARQPQVNDLVKTMILQYDVIFPSQSELPGPVYEKHMTLEQEYCEPITEEGDGETEQLHSEDEWEAVAMFDYTARSATELSFKQGESLLLHSKASSDWWRGEVGGVRGLIPHKYISVLEGAERGRREEDSGGSTGNLASEELLTENTTRLRVNSDSASLPGRQRAVESSGSPVQKIPLSPMTRQNTGNQERRHTFDSVRLRAGERQTDGGFIDRPDISKQMNSVFKELLSRQPPLQPATHAPPSSSSSSSLPSSSSSSSLSSSLPGGRKVGFSLRGRTLFRPADQ